Proteins from a genomic interval of Zingiber officinale cultivar Zhangliang chromosome 1B, Zo_v1.1, whole genome shotgun sequence:
- the LOC121985344 gene encoding protein CDI-like, producing MGSLTGHPRDATADCFRIFIGYDPREDAAYQVCRRSLLRRSSIPLEIHPIRQSDLRAACLYWRDRGPTESTEFSFTRFLTPYLADFRGWGLFVDCDFLFLADAADLFALRDDRFAVMCVHHEYAPAESTKMDGAIQTVYPRKNWSSLVLYNCGHPKNIAALTPEAVSTQTGAFLHRFMWLDDAEIGEIPFVWNFLVGHNKVDPADPERTSPKAIHYTCGGPWFERYKDCEFADLWNKELEELNAEKQAEEKEKDGKVKPTTDA from the coding sequence ATGGGCTCCCTGACCGGACACCCCCGCGACGCCACCGCCGATTGCTTCCGGATTTTCATAGGCTACGACCCCCGCGAGGACGCTGCCTACCAGGTATGCCGCCGCTCCCTCCTCCGCCGCTCCTCCATTCCCCTCGAAATCCACCCCATCCGCCAGTCCGACCTCCGCGCCGCCTGCCTCTACTGGCGCGATCGCGGCCCCACCGAGAGCACCGAGTTCTCCTTCACCCGCTTCCTCACCCCCTACCTAGCCGACTTCCGCGGTTGGGGGCTCTTCGTCGACTGCGATTTCCTCTTCCTCGCTGACGCCGCCGACCTCTTCGCCCTCCGCGACGACCGCTTCGCTGTCATGTGCGTCCACCACGAGTACGCGCCCGCCGAATCCACCAAAATGGACGGCGCCATTCAGACTGTGTACCCGCGCAAGAACTGGTCCTCCCTCGTCCTCTACAACTGCGGCCACCCCAAGAACATCGCCGCACTCACTCCGGAAGCCGTCAGCACCCAGACCGGTGCCTTCCTCCACCGCTTCATGTGGCTCGATGACGCCGAGATCGGCGAGATCCCCTTCGTCTGGAACTTCCTGGTCGGGCACAACAAGGTAGATCCGGCCGACCCCGAGCGCACCTCGCCCAAGGCCATTCATTATACCTGCGGCGGGCCCTGGTTCGAGCGCTACAAGGACTGCGAATTCGCCGACCTATGGAATAAGGAGCTGGAGGAGCTCAACGCAGAGAAGCAGGCGGAGGAGAAGGAAAAGGACGGAAAGGTGAAACCTACGACCGATGCTTAG